A genome region from Acidobacteriota bacterium includes the following:
- the atpD gene encoding F0F1 ATP synthase subunit beta: MAENVGRVIQISGPAVDVQFPEGKLPPIYEAVRVVSEGFTVPSPIDVVLEVQQHLGEGRVRCVAMQPTDGMVRGMKAIDQAGPISVPVGKETLGRVMNVIGEPVDNLGPIGTKKRLPIHRLAPAFDEQATSAEMFETGVKVVDLIQPFLRGGKIGLFGGAGVGKTVVIMELINNVAKNHGGFSVFAGVGERTREGNDLWLEMTESGVIKPGDWKNSKAALVYGQMTEPPGARLRVALTGLTVAEYFRDEEGADTLLFIDNIFRFTQAGSEVSALLGRMPSAVGYQPNLATEMGELQERITSTKKGSVTSVQAIYVPADDLTDPAPATTFAHLDATTVLSRPLTEIGIYPAVDPLASTSRILDPRIVGQEHYDVAQGVKRVLQRYKDLQDIIAILGIDELSEEDKLMVTRARKIQKFLSQPFHVAEQFTGIKGRYVKVADTVRSFKGIIEGKYDDIPEQAFYMKGAIEEVLETAEKMKAAA; the protein is encoded by the coding sequence ATGGCAGAGAATGTTGGCAGAGTGATCCAGATCTCCGGACCGGCGGTCGACGTGCAATTCCCGGAAGGGAAACTTCCGCCCATCTACGAGGCGGTGCGCGTGGTCAGCGAAGGCTTTACCGTGCCTTCACCCATCGACGTGGTCCTGGAAGTGCAGCAGCATCTCGGCGAAGGCCGCGTGCGCTGCGTCGCGATGCAGCCCACCGACGGCATGGTGCGCGGCATGAAAGCCATCGACCAGGCCGGGCCGATCTCGGTGCCCGTGGGCAAGGAGACGCTGGGGCGCGTGATGAACGTGATCGGCGAGCCAGTGGACAACCTTGGTCCCATCGGCACGAAGAAGCGGCTGCCCATCCACCGTCTCGCGCCCGCGTTTGACGAGCAAGCGACCAGCGCCGAGATGTTCGAGACGGGCGTGAAGGTCGTCGATCTCATCCAGCCGTTCTTGAGGGGTGGCAAGATCGGATTGTTCGGCGGCGCGGGTGTCGGCAAGACGGTCGTGATCATGGAGCTCATCAACAACGTCGCCAAGAACCACGGCGGATTCAGCGTGTTCGCCGGCGTGGGCGAGCGCACGCGCGAAGGCAACGATTTGTGGCTGGAGATGACGGAGTCGGGAGTGATCAAGCCCGGCGACTGGAAGAATTCAAAGGCCGCGCTGGTCTACGGACAGATGACGGAGCCGCCCGGGGCGCGTTTGCGAGTCGCGCTCACCGGCCTGACCGTCGCGGAATACTTCCGCGACGAAGAAGGCGCGGACACGCTGCTCTTCATCGACAATATCTTTCGCTTCACCCAGGCAGGTTCGGAGGTGTCCGCGCTGCTCGGCCGCATGCCGAGCGCGGTGGGATACCAGCCCAACCTCGCCACCGAGATGGGCGAGTTGCAGGAGCGCATCACTTCGACCAAGAAAGGTTCGGTGACTTCGGTGCAGGCCATCTACGTGCCCGCCGACGATCTGACCGATCCGGCGCCGGCCACGACTTTCGCTCACCTCGACGCGACCACGGTGTTGTCGCGTCCGCTGACCGAGATCGGCATCTACCCAGCCGTTGACCCGCTGGCTTCGACCTCGCGCATCCTGGATCCGCGCATCGTCGGCCAGGAGCATTACGACGTGGCGCAGGGCGTGAAGCGCGTGCTGCAACGCTACAAGGATTTGCAGGACATCATCGCCATCCTCGGCATCGACGAGCTTTCCGAAGAAGACAAGCTCATGGTCACGCGTGCCCGCAAGATCCAGAAATTCCTTTCGCAGCCGTTCCACGTTGCCGAGCAGTTCACCGGCATCAAGGGACGGTACGTGAAGGTCGCCGACACCGTGCGCAGCTTCAAGGGCATCATCGAGGGTAAGTACGACGATATCCCCGAGCAGGCCTTCTACATGAAGGGTGCGATCGAGGAAGTGCTGGAGACGGCGGAGAAGATGAAGGCGGCAGCGTAG
- a CDS encoding F0F1 ATP synthase subunit gamma, which produces MANILDIRRRIRSVRNTRQITKAMQMVSAARLRRAQERALAARPYAQMLTNVLKSLVSRAEVYDPETGVAKHPLLARRPERNILLIVVTGEKGLAGAFNTNILKAAARFLESKAGKTVEIVAVGRKGRDFFKRRYSPLPKTTQKELKIGGSMQDAQAGSVEQGERVPPGVYLTAEHVGILNKLEYRHAAELTDWVIERYTKEEIDSVYVAFNEFKSVISQRLVVEEVLPVEEIGVTGSQQTDEMSREQRERAAEAAERAGVSVHKADTTDMDRAAATFATAQVDYIYEQTPDELFRSLLPKYVVVQVFRALLESIAAEHAARMTAMDSATNNASDMIDSLTLVMNRARQAKITKEIIEIVSGAAAL; this is translated from the coding sequence ATGGCGAACATTCTCGACATCCGGCGGCGTATCCGCAGTGTGCGCAACACGCGGCAGATCACCAAGGCCATGCAGATGGTCTCGGCGGCACGCCTGCGCCGCGCGCAGGAGCGCGCGCTCGCAGCGCGTCCGTACGCGCAGATGTTGACCAACGTGCTGAAGTCATTGGTCTCGCGCGCCGAGGTCTACGATCCGGAGACGGGCGTAGCGAAGCATCCGCTGCTGGCGCGGCGTCCGGAGCGGAACATCCTGCTCATCGTGGTGACCGGCGAAAAGGGGTTGGCAGGCGCGTTCAACACCAACATCCTGAAGGCCGCAGCGCGCTTCCTTGAGTCGAAGGCCGGCAAGACGGTCGAGATCGTGGCCGTGGGACGCAAGGGGCGCGATTTCTTCAAGCGCCGTTACAGCCCGCTGCCTAAAACGACCCAGAAAGAACTCAAGATCGGCGGATCCATGCAAGATGCCCAGGCCGGCAGCGTGGAACAAGGCGAACGGGTTCCGCCCGGCGTGTATCTCACCGCGGAGCACGTGGGCATCCTCAACAAGCTGGAATACCGGCACGCTGCCGAGCTGACCGACTGGGTCATCGAGCGCTACACCAAAGAAGAGATCGATTCCGTCTACGTCGCGTTCAACGAGTTCAAGAGCGTGATCTCGCAGCGCCTGGTGGTGGAAGAGGTCTTGCCCGTCGAAGAGATCGGTGTCACCGGCTCGCAGCAGACGGACGAGATGTCGCGCGAGCAGCGCGAGCGTGCGGCTGAAGCAGCCGAACGCGCCGGCGTGAGCGTCCACAAAGCCGACACCACCGACATGGACCGTGCCGCCGCCACCTTCGCGACCGCGCAGGTGGACTACATCTACGAGCAGACGCCCGACGAACTCTTCCGCAGCTTGCTGCCCAAGTACGTGGTGGTGCAGGTGTTCCGCGCGCTGCTCGAATCGATCGCGGCCGAACACGCCGCACGCATGACGGCTATGGATTCGGCGACCAACAACGCCAGCGACATGATCGATTCGCTCACCCTGGTGATGAACCGGGCGCGACAAGCAAAGATCACGAAAGAGATCATCGAGATCGTTTCAGGAGCAGCGGCGCTGTAG